ttcatgttttcgGATACGAGTTTCTTGAATTTCTGGAAAAACAAAAGGTGGGTTTTGTTGATTGGGGATAAAGAATCACTGGGTAGGCCGaagtttggattgttgaagCCTTCAAGCAATGTTTTGGAAACGAAGGATTCGAATGCGAAGCATCGATGGCTCTGTTTTGTGAAAACAGAGCCGGGTTCGATGAATCCAACGGCTGTGGAGAGATCCCAGTTGGCGGATTCCATTTCCTGGATCATCAGTCTCACAAAGCTTTTGATGGATCTCAGAGTCTGCTGTTGGTATTGAACGAAATGCGTGGGATTCAGCTCTGAAAGCCGAAGGTTGTCGAAAACGGAGAGAGACGGAGATCCGCTGGCGTTTAGCTTTATCTCCAAGCACTTGTTGGACAAGACCAAATCTTGAAGCTTTTTCTGTAGGGACGAAATGTCGGAATCCTTCTTTCCGGATTCGAACTCCAATTTCTTGATCGAAATCTCGTACGTTTTCATCAGGGCCTGCTGTTCCTGAATCTCCGCGAGCATCATAGTGACTTGTGGCGAGAGATCGAGCTCCTTTTTCAAAAAGCTGCGTTTCAATTCCGATATCGATTTCAGCTCGTTCACCACGGACTGGTCGGCCGTCTGAATCGCTTCGTTGTTGTACGGATCCTGCGCCATTTGGAGCTCTGCGTAAGCTGCCTTTATGGAAGTGATTCCGGCGAAGAGCTTGGCCAGAAGTGCTTCCAACATTGCTCTATTCCGGACCTTGAATTCTTCCCCCTTGTCCGAATCCTTCCGCTTTTCGAAACCATCCTTGACTTTTCCGTTCGACACGAGGATGCAAATGCCATTGTTGGAAGCGATTCGGCTCGTCGCCGTTCGGAGGTTGATGACTTTGCTGAAAGTTCTTGATAATCTGCTCTGTTTTGGTCTCATGGTGGTGTCCATCTGCAAATAGTGAAAAATCAGAGGATCGGTGAGTAAAGAGAGTTCAAATTGTTGGTTGGAGGCATAAAACTTGGGGTTTGTTTTGTGGGGATGAGGGAATGAAAGGTGTTCGAAAGAGAAGGGAGgagagtggaggagagagaggaggtgaGGGAAAAGTGGGGGAGATTTAAAGAGcgggaaaaaaggaaaaagttgACAGTGTAAATAGGGTGTATATGAGTAATGTTAGAGacactaaatttgtagacaaaattttaaaaactaaagggcatgaaagttgatggttggtttattacttacacgttgataaacatgtttattcttattgatgacatatcatttagtttgtaaatttaatcttcctagcattacccggTGTATATTTACTGATAAGTGAGTACACAACAAGAAATGTCTGTCGCATCACAACTATGAAGATGTATTgctaaaatgaaagaaaaaaaacctatgAAGATATAAAACTCATGTTACATTTACAATCTGGCTATGAAACGAGCGTTTGCTActttgttaaagaaaaaattattgatgTATATGTCGTTGACAACATGTTGATATTATAATAACTAATAGAATATATCAACTATAATGCAGAAGGTGAAAAATAGAGCATTAAAATCACTCTCATTTTGATGATATCAATATAATATTGATGCACATCCATCCATACCTTAGGTCATGCATAGAGTATAGTGATATCCATACTACCGTTCGCTCCTTCAagattctttcttttgtttttgttctttaatttttctttaatatgatgtcaagaagaagataaaaaatgaGAGTGTAAAAATTATTTCTCGTTATTTGTAGTATGTATAGGATTTTAATTGAATATTTTGGGTGGGAAATTGTAATGGTGGTATACAGAGGGATGATGTGAATGAGTGATAGATTGCTAGCATCTACTCATCGACCCTACCTGGTTGCATATCCATAATTcatgggaggaggaggagagccAAAAAAAGTTGTAATATTCGGACTACGATCATCTCCAGATCTCAAACTCATAAGCTAATGGATTCAGTAATTTGAAacattcaatttaaattttgcGGTTTCCGCTAATTTCATTTCATTGGTCCAACTCACACATATAACCATGCGCCCTCATCTCTCTGGTTGCATATCCATAATTcatgggaggaggaggagagccAAAAAAAGTTGTAATATTCGGACTAAGATCATCTCCAGATCTCAAACTCATAAGCTAATGGATTCAGTAATTTGAAacattcaatttaaattttgcGGTTTCCGCTAATTTCATTTCATTGGTCCAACTCACACATATAACCACGCgccctcatctctctctctctctctctctctctctctctctctctctctctctctctctctctctctctctctctctctctctctctctctctcgtgatATATATTACTAGGTCCGTAGCCTCCGGGTTAGAGGAAGAGACGATCTCAATCCGTAATATTCATCAGTATCAATGATAAATTAGGactaaatatacatatatagataGATAGTTGCCAAAAATCAAATGACATGTATGTACGTACATTGATAACGATAACTCTCTCATAATATCAAGGGATCGGAATAAAAAATGCAGTTTACTAATTTTGGTGAGGAACCAAGATTAGCCAACTGTCAGCACTCTAATTATAATGTACAATTAGTCTCGGTCAATAATGTACTTTCTTTTAATAAAGTAGggatttaagttttttaatatgTGGTTCATGCATGGTTGATGAGTAGCAgaatagggtttagggttgggACAAGCTTAGTATAAATACACGTTGTAATCCTTATGTAATACAGTTTTTTAATCATAGGAAATTAGGCAGTGGACTTCACTGTTGGTTGGTGAATGTACACTCTACAGTTGGGGTTTGGATCGCAATTAGCTGGAGCTAATCACATTCTTAATCTATAGTTAAGAATGCCTACAGTTAAACAACAATGCAAATTCAGAAGTTATTGAGACCAAAGAACGGACGCGCGTATTACAAATGTGTCAATAACATATCGATACTATTTGCTGTTGGTAAACCCTAGTTGCGTAATTTTGCCTACAACAAGATACTTCCACTTCTTTAGTCCTCCTGCTAAACCCTCGTTGTTAAACTCTCTTTATCTTAgcgtctctctcttctctctattgTGATTTTCCAAATTTAAAGTTCATATACcggttaaatatatatatatatatatatatatatatgtatattttttaagGGAGATAACTGGTGGTAGACCACAGCTATCCACCCCTTCTGGGAGCCGGAAAGACTCagagaggcatttcagcctcctccTGGCCACAAGTCTAACTTCCACACTTCATATACAGATTATTCCTTTGGTGTATAACCTATTGAAaataggaaaaggaaataaaataaatcagaatccaattcACCCTAGAAACCAATTCAACTAGGAGTCCAACTTTTACAAAAACAGATAGTAAGACAACAAGAAAATGCCATTTTTATTCTTGAACCGGGCTGAAAGTCCCGACAAGATTTTTTACCCAGactatttcatatttttctatcCTCTTATACGGTTTTCTTCACTTCTTAAGCAATAACATACTTAGtccaaaaagaaaaccaaaattgtTCCAcggttattatatatatatatatatattttttttggacCTATACACAACTACGTTCATGAGCCATGTGCTTCTCTAAATTAACAATTTGCTTGTTGGAATTGTTTTGAAATTTACcctagtttttgtttttccttttttaggCAGGCATGGTACTACTATATGGCAGTGAATATTAAAACCCGGAATCTCTGTATTGCAGCTGCAGGGTAATGTTGGACGGACCGTATGGGAGATACATACATGTCAAAAGGGACATAGCCGAAAGAAGATTGTGACGATATCACAGTCCAGATGCAGACTGATTCCCCATTTGTGGACACCACACTAATTACTTCACCCTGCTTCAATCAATCGATATTCTTGCAGTACAAGAATTGCAACAAATATAAAACGTGGTTAATAATATATTTACCTTAActccacttagtactatggtctggttgtattcctcttcacttgtaagtgaaagatcttagattcgattctcgctaaagttgaatttgaaccacattatgctagcctattatgaggctaagcccaccctcctcttctttagtgtagataacatcatttgttcaatatatatatatatatatatatatatttaccttAACTCAAAGTCTTGTATTCGATTTTATTTTAGCATCGCCGAACAAAGGAATGCTAGAAACTTCTTTGAATCTTTTCGTTCTATTTTATCGATTATTCTTCTTATCTGTAATATTACATGATGATttaaattatttacttttttggGCATTTTGTAAAGATCAACCCCATTGAAAGTTGGATAACGTTAATAAAATAGCTAAATAATTTCTGCTTTGGTTGATTTTTGCGAAGCTGGTCTTTAAAGAGAGCTAGAAATAGAACGTCTCGACCGAGGTGCAATTTTATAAGAGATCCGAAAAAATATAAcgaaaaaattgaattgagaaaaTCAATAACATTCTCTCTTAAAAAATGTGTTAAATCTTCGTCTTTCTGTAttgtcaaaacaaaaaagaaaactcaTAAAGATTGCAGACACACTGCATGTGACAATGAATGGACCAACATGTAGCAATTCAATATGTGATCAATCAACTAGTCCATTTTGCAGTTATGGGTTTCATTCTTGCTTTAAAACTTGAACATGTCCCACAAGAGCTCACATGTTCACTTGGATTATTGATCCAAACAACACATTCAAGTAACTAAGGTAGTGGATGATAGATatgtttcaaaattcaaattagtGCCCTTCTTGGACATTATTACCAGACAATCGGAGTGGGACAAAAGTTATTGTCTACAAACCAAAGGTTCATTATATAAAATAAGGCACATCCCTACACAAAAGTAGCTTACTCATAACAAAAACTATGAAACATGACCCATAACCCAACACATCCATTTGACTTAAGGATGAGATGGTGTGGAGAACTTTCATATGTTATGTACTTTTCcggttttttttaattgttgtagACCcgagttttgttttaaaatgaaATGAGAATGGTGGGATATGAATGGCCAGAATAGCTCAGCCAAACCCTAAAACATAATTAAGCAAAAGTATTTGGACTTTTTAACTGCATAGACGTTAAGCAGACGTCTTGTGAATTAGAATGTGCACGTCCCATTATCATGGCAAAATATTTAATTGTTAATAGGATTACTTATATAATGAGTCTTCATTATGACTATACCCTTGTACTACACCAAAGTTGTAATGTGGTCAATTATGGGACCACAACCTCAGCTCCTCCGAGTTTGATTAGAATTTGTCATTTGATTAAAAACCACCACGGATGACTTAGTGGTTGAGACGAATTTCAGACTCGTATTCTACACAGTTCGTTCTGAGTTCGATTTCTAACATTGAGAAGTCACACGATGGTGGCCAAAGGAAGGTTGAAATACTTATGTGAGTATTCTCGACCCTCAAAAAAATGGACTACCCTGACTAAACCACTAGCTGGTCtccttttaagaaaaaaaaaaactccaagtTTCCAACACAAAGTGGCAAGCAAAACTATTTTCCATGCTTTATAGTATATAGTCTTAAATTTTGCATGGCAGACCAAATTGCATGTTTCTTGAAATACAACATTATTTTGTCATATAACTAAACTCGCTGTTGGTCATAAATCCATAACATGCACAtaaacttttctttcttttttggcaTGGGACGTTAGTGTATGATTACGAAGGGATTGAACATAATAGTTTATATATTACGTGTCATGGCTTCTAATTCTTTTTTTAATGTGATCATCATGAATGACGAATCAAGAAtaaaaatgaatgaatgagagagagagatcatgaATTGACATTGTAAatcaattgaattattaatttgcATTCAAGTATTTTTTTGTAACCAAAATGATGAAGACAATTTATTTTTAGGAAACAAGGCCCGCGAGCATATAAGAAGCAAGCCATAAGTATGTTGCATGTATAAAGATTAAGataaaattacataatttaATAAGGTCCACAGAGTTTGGGGATTCGGGTTTGCTAATGGCAAATAAAGTTGTGAACGTGATCACCATCCCTTGGTTGCCAAATAAATCGATTTGCATTTGGATGAATTACCAATCTTCCAAAACACATATCCTAACAAGTTTAACTTTCCCAATCTGCATCTTTTGCTTTGTTTTGGCTTGTTGCTTGAGTTTGTGCTTTGTACTTTCAACTGGTTCAGTTCTGTGTGAATAATGTAGAAAAATTTAAAGCATCATAAACTGTAATAATAGCCAAGTGCAAGTGGGAGTTACTGTAGGGCATTCAACATTCACATTGCATACCGTTTGCTGTAAATTTCCAATGCCATATCAAAAGGGTTGGGAACTTCATACTCGTAGTGCAGTTGCTGTAATTGAGATTGGAGGGGACTTGTAGTGCAGTTGAATTTGGACCTTTCTACTTCGTGCATTGGTTCAGTGACTCAGTGCAGCAGACAGAATCAGCTTTTCCAGGCTATATAAATCGgtaatgagaaatgctaaggagactctttcAAAGTGGAATTCTCTGTCATCTTACAGTTTAACATTAATTTCTATACCAACGGATGAAACATAAGGTGACAGAAAGTTCGTAAAAAATCTTTTTAAGAAAGGCTCATTAGCATTTCTCATTGGTAAAAACAGAAATGTCTAATCTATCACTTTGGCTAATAGTAGGAGAATGTTTTAGGTACGTATAACTCAAAAGTACGTAGTACAATTGCTATATTCTCTCATGCCTAGCTAGTTTATGACAATGATAGGGTTAGCGGTGATGATTTCCAACTCTCTTTAATTTTCGGGCGCATTTCTTACTTATTAACTTGATGGAAACTTCTTACATAACGGGTTTTTCTACAACACATCACTTTATGTGTGTTTACAATAATCTCCCAAGCCATTTTGCACACCAAATTTTCACTTTCTGCAAACttctttttatcttcttttataCAGTAAAGGCTCTCTAAAGTTACACAGTCGGACAAaccaattttataaatttagagATGTTATTACTGtagttaaaaatattatttattgacTTATTTATCCTTAATTAGTGTTGTATTACTTACATAGGATTCTTTGGGCTCCAAG
This genomic stretch from Pyrus communis chromosome 2, drPyrComm1.1, whole genome shotgun sequence harbors:
- the LOC137720892 gene encoding protein GRAVITROPIC IN THE LIGHT 1-like, with translation MDTTMRPKQSRLSRTFSKVINLRTATSRIASNNGICILVSNGKVKDGFEKRKDSDKGEEFKVRNRAMLEALLAKLFAGITSIKAAYAELQMAQDPYNNEAIQTADQSVVNELKSISELKRSFLKKELDLSPQVTMMLAEIQEQQALMKTYEISIKKLEFESGKKDSDISSLQKKLQDLVLSNKCLEIKLNASGSPSLSVFDNLRLSELNPTHFVQYQQQTLRSIKSFVRLMIQEMESANWDLSTAVGFIEPGSVFTKQSHRCFAFESFVSKTLLEGFNNPNFGLPSDSLSPINKTHLLFFQKFKKLVSENMKNFLTQNPSSSFCKFTKAKYLQLVHAKMECSLFGNLNMRKVVSSGGVPDSAFFAAFAEAAMRVWLLHCLAFSFGQQVSIFQVKKGSRFSEVFMESVTAKDVETEPSVSFTVVPGFKIGKTVVQSQVYLSPVTSPAGI